A region of the Massilia sp. erpn genome:
ACCTACTTAAAACCATAGATTTATTTTTCAATAGTCACCAATTCATTGAGTATCAATAGTCACTCAGGAGTAATTGAGAAGAATTGAAATTTTTCCCACTTGCATCACCCTAGCAGATTAAAATATACTTTTAACCACCTAAGCACCGAGATAATATGTGGTCAAAATTAGGGCATAAAAAAACCCCGGAGTAATTCCGGGGTTTCCAGCCGGGTTCAACGCCCCGGCAAGCGTGTTCAGAACATCAACAAACGCGGACGCGTGCCACCGCTGTCGGGCCAGAGCTGCGGCTGGATTGCACTGCTTCCCTTTTACACAATGACGTCGTCGTCCGCCGCCCGGCCGTCGACGCGCGGCGCCTGGCCGCGCAGCACGGAATTGCCGTTGTTATACAGTACCCGCTGGTCGACCGGCACCGGTTCTTGCCAGTCTGCGGCGGACATCTCGCCATTCAGGCCATACACCGCCAGCGCATTGGCATACACCACCTGATGGATTACATCAGCCGGCAGGCCGCGCCGGGCCATCAGGCGTGCCGATTTGGCCACGGCCAGCGGATCGGAAACGCCCCAGTCGCAGGCGGAATCGACGATGATGCGTTCCGGGCCATGGCGCGCCACGATCTCGCTCAGGCGCTCGTTGCCCATCTTGGTCGAGGGGTAGATGGTGAAGGCGCACCAGTAGCCGCGCGCCAGCACCTCGTCCACTGTTTCCTCGTTGTTATGGTCGATCACGCAGCGCGCCGGGTCGAAACCGCATTCTTCCAGCACATTCATGGTGCGCGTCGTGCCTTGCTTCTTGTCGCGGTGCGGCGTGTGGATCATGATCGGCAAATCGAACTCCTTGGCCAGCTCGATCTGCGCCCGCAGCACGCGGTCTTCGGCCGGGGTCTGCTCGTCGTATCCGATTTCGCCCAGCGCCACCACGCCTTCCTTGCCCAGATAGCGCGGCAGCACATCGAGCACGGCGTCGGCCAGCGCGGCATTATTGGCTTCCTTGGGATTGAGACCGATCGCGCAGTAATGGCGGATGCCGAACTGCCCCGCGCGGTAGCGCTCAAAGCCGGTAATGGTGGAGAAGTAGTCGATAAAGCTGCCGACGCTGGTGCGCAGCTGCCCCAGCCAAAAGGCCGGTTCGATCACGGCCACGATGCCGGCGCGCGCCATCGCCTCGTAATCGTCGGTGGTGCGGGCAATCATATGGGCGTGCGGGTCGATCAGCATGCCGCTGCCGCCGGCCGGCAGGCGCGCCGCCGCATGGCGCGCCTGCTCCATACGCCCGGCATCGGCCACCAGCTGCGCCAGCATGGATGGGGTCAGCGTGCCGCCACAACAGGGACAAGCCACGCTGCGCTCGCTGAACATTTCCTCGATGGTGGCGGCATCCGGCGCCGCGACACCGCCATTGCTTGGAATGGGCATGGCGCCTCCTATTCGTTGGTGGGATGGGGACTGCAATCGGACCAGGACAGTTGCGCCGCCCGCGCCTCCAGCCCCTGGCGCCGGCATTCGGCGCGCAGCAGGCCGGCGTCGGCGCCGCCGGCCGCGCGCAGGCTCAGGGCCACGGCCAGGCGCTCCATTTCGGTGCCGCTTTCCAGCACGCGCAGCATGGCGGCATGGCCCCTGCCATCGGCATGCGGCGCGACGCAGCGCCACAGCTCGGGGCTGACCGCCCTTCCCGCCGCCCAGCGCTCATGCGCCAGGTCGAGCAGCATCTGCGCCAGCGCCGGGTTGGCGCGCTGTTCCAGGCCTTGCACCGGCCAGAGCGGGCTGTCGAGAAAGAAGCTTTTCACCACCATCTGGTTCCAGGCTCCTTCGTCGAAGTGCTCCACCGGGTAAGGATTGCGATGGGCGATGGCTTCGTACACGGGGCGCATGCTGGAGCGCACCGCTTCGCGCGCCCGGTGCTCGATAGCCTCGGCCGCCGGATACAGGGGGAAGCCGCGATACAGCGCAATGGCCTCGTTGATTTCCGCCGTATCGGCCAGCACATCCAGGCGCTCGGCAAAGCGCGCTTCCTGGCCGCCATAGGCCGCCAGAACGAAGACGATGCGCGCCGCCTGGTCGATACGCCAGGCGGCTGGCTCCAGGCCGGGGCGCAGGCGGCCAGCCTGGGCCAGCTCCGCCGCGCTCAATTGCAACGCGTCCCGGCCCAGCCGGCGCGGCGCCTGGCCCAGGGCGCGCGCCAGAACGGCCGCGCCGTCCTGGCCCATCAACGCCTCCAGCTGCCCGCCGAACCAGGCCAGCGCAGCGCTGGGCAGGCGCGCGCGCAGCCAACCGTCAAGCATGACGATGGCGGCGCCGCTGCGCTGCCCCGAATCGGTAGCGGTATTCATGCCGTCCTCCTCAAGTACCGGGAATCACGCGCTGCAGCAGGCGGGTCGTGCCATACGCCGCCACGCAGGCTGCCAACAGCGTCAAGGGCGCACCGGCCGCCGCCAGGATCAAGCCGTCAAGCAGGGAGATGGCGGCAATCAGCTGTGCCACCGCCCGTCCCACATCGCCGCGCGCGGCACGGCGCCGCAGCAGGCGCACGGCCAGCACATCGGCCGCCAGCAGGGACAGCAGCATGCCGGCAACGGCCATGCCCGCGCTGTCAGGCTGCGCCAGCATCTCCAGCACGGCAGGCAGGTACGCCAGCGGCGCAAGGGCCAGCACGGCCAGCGGCCAAAGCCGCTCCAGCCGGTCCAGGCTTTCCTGTTTGGCGGCATACGTCAGGCCCGCCACATGGGCCAGCACGGCCAGGCCCGCCGCCGCCAGCGCCGCGCCGGGCAGCTCCTGCGGCGCGGCGGCGGCCGCTCCAGCTGCCAGATACACCAGGGCGCGGCACACGCCCATGACCAGGGGGCTGGCCGGATTGCCCTTATGCCAAACGTCATACAGCAGGATGCAGGCCGCCAGCGCACAGCCGCTCAGCACCGGCGCGGCGCCGCACAGGGCCAGGCCGGACAAGCCCAGTGCCAGCAGTGCAAACCCGGTGCAGAACACCGCAGCGGCGCTGATCTCGCCGGCCGGAATCGGCCGGCTGGGGCGTTCGCGCGCATCAATGACGCGGTCGAAGGCATCGTTCAAATACATGCCAGCCAGGTAAAAGGCCGAGATGGCGGCCATCACCAGCGCCGTGCGAGGCTGGAAGGCTGCCGCGCTGCCGCCGCCCAGCACCGTTCCGGCCAGCACATTGGTCCAGACGGTGGGCAGATTCGAAACCCGCCCCAGGCGCAGATAGACGCCCAGGGCCGGCGTTTTACGGATCAGGGTATTCATGCTCGCAATTCCTCGATAATGAAAGCCAGCTCGCGCGCGATCGCCGCCGCCTTGGATATCGGGCGGAAGGAAGACGGCAGCACGTCCCAGGTATAGGTTTCCACTTCCAGCAGCGGCACGCGCGCCATGGCGGGCAAGGCCGCCAGCGCCGCCCGCAGCTGCGCCTGGGTGGATGCGAAAGCGCCCCCCGCGGCCAGGAACACCGGCACATGACAGTGGATGCGCCATTCGCCCCGCGCCTGGCCGCGCGCGAATGCGGCCAGCGCTTCGGGCAGGTCGGTGTAGTGCTGCTGGCCCTGGCCTTGCACCACCACCTGGTGCAGATAGACGCCCTGTTCCAGTGCCGCCAGCGCGGGCAGCAGGTCGGCCCGCATGGCGGGAATGCGCAGGGCGCTGGAGAGCTGCAGCTTGGGCACGGCGATGCCGGCCGCCGCCAGCCGGGCCAGGGCGCCGGCGGGTTCCTCGAAACCGACCGCCGCATGGCAGACGTCGTAGCAGATGCCGAGATGGCGGCGGGTCAGCGCCTCGGCCTGTGCCGGGCTCACGCCGGCTAGGCCGGCGAGCCGGGTGCAGGCTTGCGCGTCCAGCAGATGGTGCCGGAAGAAGTCCAGCACATCGTCCGTGTTTTCCAGCAGGCAGGCCGGTTCCGGTTCCAGCGCCAGGACCACGCAGCGTCCGCTCGATGCTTCCAGATCGCGCAGCATGATGACAGCCTGCTGCAGCTGGCGCGCAATCAGGCCAATGCCGTCCGCATCCAGCGCATCGCGCAGCCCCCCCGGGACGGTGGAAATGCTGCCCGCTTCACCGGGCGCCAGCAGCCGCGCCAGAATGCGCGCCGCGCTGGCCGTGTAGTCCAGGCGTTCCGCGCTGCGCCAGTCCGGCAGGTAGACCTTCTCCTTGACACGCACGCCATGGAATTGGCCATAGGGGAAGGCATTGATGGTGGAGACATAGGCATGCAGCCGGTCCAGCTGCGACTGGAAGGCAGACAATGCCGCCTCCGTTTCCAGCGCCACCACCGCCTGGGCTGACAGGCGCAAGCCCACGCCGAAAGCCTGGCCGGGCGCCAGCAGCCCCCTTTCCTCCAGCCCGGCGCGCACCGCCGGAATGTATTCTTCCAGGCTGGCGCTCACCTCCTGCCAGCTCTCGCCTGCGTGAATATTGCTGCAGTAGCACAGCGTCGTCAGTCCTGCACCCACGCTCATGCGCATGCCAGTCCTCCTTCCCGCTCGCGCAGCCAAGCCGCGGCGGACAGCACCAGGTGCGGGTCCATGGCATGCGCCTCCACCCCTTCGCCGATGGCCGCCAGCAGCGTGACGCTCAGCTCCCCGCCCAGATGTTCGCGGAATTCGTCCAGCCCCGCCAGCACGGCCAGGCCGCCCTGTGCCGTGCGCGCCAGCAGCAGCGGATGCCACAGGCGAAAGCCCAGCCGCGCCAGCAGGTGGTGGATGCGCAGCTCCGCGCCCGGCGCCAGCAAACCGGCCAGCACGGAGTAGCGCGCGTCGAGCGCGATGCCGATGGCAACCGCTTCGCCATGCGACAGGGCATGCCCGCTTAGCCGCTCCAGCTTATGCGCCGCCCAGTGGCCGAAATCCAGCGGCCGCGCAGAACCGCGCTCGAAGGGATCGCCGCCCCGGCTGATCTGGCGCATATGCAGCCCGGCACTGCGGCGGATCAGGGCCGTCAGCGGCGCGGCATCGCCGGCCGCCAACGCCGCGGCGTCCTCCTCGATGCGATAGAAGAAGTCACTGTCACGTATCAGCGCCACCTTGACCGCTTCGGCCAGGCCGGCGCGCTTTTCGCGCAAGGGCAGCAGATCGATGAAAGCAGCGTCGTTGATCACGCCCCAGGGCGGGCTGAACGTGCCGACCAGGTTCTTCTGTCCCTGCCAGTTCAGCGCATTCTTCACGCCGACCCCGCTGTCGCCCTGGGCCAGCACTGTGCT
Encoded here:
- a CDS encoding TatD family hydrolase — encoded protein: MPIPSNGGVAAPDAATIEEMFSERSVACPCCGGTLTPSMLAQLVADAGRMEQARHAAARLPAGGSGMLIDPHAHMIARTTDDYEAMARAGIVAVIEPAFWLGQLRTSVGSFIDYFSTITGFERYRAGQFGIRHYCAIGLNPKEANNAALADAVLDVLPRYLGKEGVVALGEIGYDEQTPAEDRVLRAQIELAKEFDLPIMIHTPHRDKKQGTTRTMNVLEECGFDPARCVIDHNNEETVDEVLARGYWCAFTIYPSTKMGNERLSEIVARHGPERIIVDSACDWGVSDPLAVAKSARLMARRGLPADVIHQVVYANALAVYGLNGEMSAADWQEPVPVDQRVLYNNGNSVLRGQAPRVDGRAADDDVIV
- a CDS encoding EboA domain-containing protein; amino-acid sequence: MNTATDSGQRSGAAIVMLDGWLRARLPSAALAWFGGQLEALMGQDGAAVLARALGQAPRRLGRDALQLSAAELAQAGRLRPGLEPAAWRIDQAARIVFVLAAYGGQEARFAERLDVLADTAEINEAIALYRGFPLYPAAEAIEHRAREAVRSSMRPVYEAIAHRNPYPVEHFDEGAWNQMVVKSFFLDSPLWPVQGLEQRANPALAQMLLDLAHERWAAGRAVSPELWRCVAPHADGRGHAAMLRVLESGTEMERLAVALSLRAAGGADAGLLRAECRRQGLEARAAQLSWSDCSPHPTNE
- a CDS encoding UbiA family prenyltransferase is translated as MNTLIRKTPALGVYLRLGRVSNLPTVWTNVLAGTVLGGGSAAAFQPRTALVMAAISAFYLAGMYLNDAFDRVIDARERPSRPIPAGEISAAAVFCTGFALLALGLSGLALCGAAPVLSGCALAACILLYDVWHKGNPASPLVMGVCRALVYLAAGAAAAAPQELPGAALAAAGLAVLAHVAGLTYAAKQESLDRLERLWPLAVLALAPLAYLPAVLEMLAQPDSAGMAVAGMLLSLLAADVLAVRLLRRRAARGDVGRAVAQLIAAISLLDGLILAAAGAPLTLLAACVAAYGTTRLLQRVIPGT
- the eboE gene encoding metabolite traffic protein EboE, coding for MRMSVGAGLTTLCYCSNIHAGESWQEVSASLEEYIPAVRAGLEERGLLAPGQAFGVGLRLSAQAVVALETEAALSAFQSQLDRLHAYVSTINAFPYGQFHGVRVKEKVYLPDWRSAERLDYTASAARILARLLAPGEAGSISTVPGGLRDALDADGIGLIARQLQQAVIMLRDLEASSGRCVVLALEPEPACLLENTDDVLDFFRHHLLDAQACTRLAGLAGVSPAQAEALTRRHLGICYDVCHAAVGFEEPAGALARLAAAGIAVPKLQLSSALRIPAMRADLLPALAALEQGVYLHQVVVQGQGQQHYTDLPEALAAFARGQARGEWRIHCHVPVFLAAGGAFASTQAQLRAALAALPAMARVPLLEVETYTWDVLPSSFRPISKAAAIARELAFIIEELRA
- a CDS encoding 3-dehydroquinate synthase; translation: MKAADAADGEEWQQHGFSVEYVLPLIFTRDAFDPANPNLRRLLALSEPQRRHRMAVFADAGLLQAQPALPARIAAYAAAHADGIELAGEVISVPGGEACKNSPHLLESLLAALAVRRIDRHSYAVAIGGGAVLDAVGYAAAIFHRGVRHIRFPSTVLAQGDSGVGVKNALNWQGQKNLVGTFSPPWGVINDAAFIDLLPLREKRAGLAEAVKVALIRDSDFFYRIEEDAAALAAGDAAPLTALIRRSAGLHMRQISRGGDPFERGSARPLDFGHWAAHKLERLSGHALSHGEAVAIGIALDARYSVLAGLLAPGAELRIHHLLARLGFRLWHPLLLARTAQGGLAVLAGLDEFREHLGGELSVTLLAAIGEGVEAHAMDPHLVLSAAAWLREREGGLACA